The DNA window GTTTTATGTTTCCGCCGCTGAAGAATTGTTATTATTCCGTTAAAAAGCCTAAATACATGTTTTTGTCTGGGATCAGGGGCTATAATAATGGAGAGATGGGATTAGTCCCACCGGCGTTTGGCGTACCCCTCATAGCAAGGTTGCCTGATGTTTGCAATGGATCTGATATTCGTAACAAGTTCCTGAAAGTACTAAACCCATACTTGATGCCTACTGGAGATGCATTAGATatttttgatgatgatgatattggAAATTATGCTACTGAAGATTCTAACAAGGAGGACGCTACTCCTTCTACGATTATGGATAATGATGCTTACGCGGACAGGGGATCTGGGGATGAAGCACATTTGGATAATGACTTCCAGTTTTACTTTACAGATACAAAGGGAGCTATAAGAGACACCTTGATAGACATGAATGAGCCAATAGTGGTCTCAAAGTTGCCTAAGAGGTTGAGTGTACTTGTTTTATGGTCTGataaaatgactaaaaagtACGATACATGCCTTCTAAGCAATTTGCCGGAAATTTTCAAGCCCCAATTTTCTGTGAGGAGGCCTCAAGAATCTGTTTCTCTGTACAAATGCCTTGAAGCCTTTATGAAGGAAGAACCTCTAGGGCCAGAAGATATGTGGTTAGTATCTGCCTTTTATTTGAAATTACGAGAACAAAAATGTTATGCATCTTGCTGGCTGTTGTTTCTTGGCATAATCTGGCTAGTGAGTCTTATGTGAGAGAATgcaatttattttgttaatcaCTTACGTTATCTACACAGTTCgacttttcagtttttttttgaCAATCTATTAAATAATGCAGTCAAGTCATTTTCCTGTTGCCTATATTAATTATAGCTTTTGCAATGATCTGTTATTTACAGGTACTGCCCTACCTGCAAGAAGCCTCAACAAGCTAGCAAAAAGTTAGATCTTTGGAGATTGCCTGAGATTTTGGTTATTCATCTGAAAAGATTCTCGTACAGCCATTATTTTAAGAACAAGCTAGAAACATTTGTTGATTTTCCAATTCATGATCTGGATTTTTCACGCTACATTGCCCACCAAATTAGCCAGTTATCCAGCCGATACATGTTGTATGCGATTAGTAATCACTATGGTGGCATGGGCGGTGGTCACTATACTGCATTTGCTCAAGTaagtgttttttcttttattgttgGAAATTCCTTGTGTTCTTGTCAAAGTATCTCGGTTGAAACATTTAACTTGGCGAAAGTTGGACTGCCCCGTAGAAAgctccttttttattttgttcattATATGCATCTATCTCCAGGGTTTTCTCAGTTTAAGGCTTTCTTAAAGTATATTTATAATTAGGCATGTGTGTgctaaaaaaatgtgtaaatGAAAATGAACGGAAGTCGTAAGAGTTAATTGTAACTTTTCAGCTTCTGTTAGTCACAGACTCACCTTGGTTAGGAGTTGTTAAGTTTTCGGACCTGATTTATACAGGGCTTCTGCAAGCAAATTTGCGTTTCTTTTGTACACAGACCTTTCGAATGACACggttttaataaacaattttgTTCATGTGCAGCTCGGTAATGGTTCATGGTATGAGTTTGATGATGACAGGGTTTGTCATGTTGGGGAAGAGACGATCAAGACATCAGCTGCATATGTTCTTTTCTACCGAAGAGTGCCAGATGTATAGACACCTAGGCAGTTGTATAGCTAAGTAACAATTGGGAAGCAGGTTGCGGGAGGAGGGGCGACGGGCGTAGATATCGGAGGAGGGATATTTAACAGAAAAATGGAGCATATGATTAATGTTGTACAGCTTTTAATGGCGCCGGTGGAAGAGGCGTATAATAGCATCACCTCTTTGATTTTGGGTTCACCTTGTATATATACTCGACCCAGAAAAGTACTGAAATAGCATCAATTGTTCAAAGAGTTGGATTCTCTGTGGGTGCAACATTTTGTTTGTCATCTCACCTTTTGGTTATTTATTGCACATTTTAGAATTGGTAATTGTCTCCAATTTACTTGCAGGCTTGCATCTACttcatttgaatttgaattaacATCTTGAACAAGGATGGGAGTTTTTTGCTCGTGGTCATCAAATTAAATAGTTAGGAGCGATTATGTGATCGGATTTGCATTTGTGTTACGACTTGTCATGCGATTGTTACTAATTTACTTTTGTTATTATAACAtgcgtatttatttatttattaatatatattattttaacaaacaatattatttacgcAAAGGAGACGGAATgggcttagccttacaatgaactactaataatgtgattcaagtTCGTCTTTGGCAACACCATTTCAACTAGCAACTATTTGGTCCCTCTCTTGTTGGAGTCCCTACATGTGAATGTATATAATTAGAAGATCGTACTGTCAAATCAAATGGACTTGGAGggttaatattattattatatggTCCATTAAAATGGTGAGTTATAGACCATAATTACGGTGTAGCTAACATAAGTGTAGGTATAGCACGCGCTATCCAGTATCCATCTGTGATTTGTAGTGTTCCAGATTTTCACCAAACGCAGATTCTCCCGCAACGCACcacccttgaagaaacattcagcAAAAGCTGCCGAATACAGAGCTTTAATGGCTGCGCCCACTTCTGGTAAActcatcttctctctctctctctctctactctgcTTACTTTTTCTTACTTCTCTGAAAAAGTTGaataaaatcttttttttttttttttttttttttttgtggtaatTTTGATATGGAAAAAGGTCTAAACTTTGAGATATGGGTAATGGGTTCTTGAACATTTGTGGTTATGAGCATGTTAGCATTACTGGGTTCCTCCTggatttacaaaaaaaaaaaaaaaaaaaaaaaaaaaaacaaaagatgttTCTTGGTTGGCCATAGGAGTTTTTGGATACCTCAACCCCATCACCAATGCATAGCCCTCGTTTGGTGCCGAGGATTAGATTGGATTGGATAACTCACTAGATTGTTTGTATGTTGAATGAAGAATTGGATGGCCGCTTCCAAATTTTGCACAGGATGAAAGGTGGAAGATGAACTAGTCATGAAGGTAACTTATCCCTCCGCGTCCTACTATTGTAGGGATTAAAAGGATAAGTTCCCTTCATGACTAATATCATCTTCGATATTCAACTCGTACAAAATTTTCAAAGTTGGCATACATTTCTTTGTTCAACATTCATTCAAGCTACTTGGTTATCCAATCCAATTCAATCCTAGACAATCGAGGTCGTCATAAAGTGTAAATGAACACGAAAAGTTTCTTCTAACTAGCATAGAAACTTATATTAGGAGTTGAGGGATAGTGTACAAGGAAAGTTGTCGTTTTTCCTAATGACAGTCAATTTGCATCCCCCTCTGCACCCAAGTTCGAATCCATTCCCCGTAGTATAGATTAGATTAATTAGCATACTGTTCGAATAATAACAATGAAATAACGACAGTCAATTTGTATAGATTCTTGTTATCTTTTCAGTAATAATTTTATTAGGCCTTTTGTATGTTCCAGGTGAACTGTGAACATTAACGTTTTTTGTGCGACTTTCCTTTATTGGTTGGTGTTATTGGGCAGCCGTTAATGGCTAATTATGGTTGATTTTCATTAGGAACAATACAGGAAGATGCTGCAGTAAGAGGGGGAGATAAGCTCATATTGAGGGGTTTGAAGTTCCATGGTTTCCATGGGGTGAAGCCTGAGGAAAGGAAGTTGGGTCAGAAGTTTGTGATAGACGTTGATGCTTGGATGGATCTCCGGGAGGCTGGTAAATCTGATCACTTGTCAGATACAGTTAGTTACACCGAAATCTATCGGTTAGTAATAACATAATACGACCTTTTCATTTTGCATTACCTCGAATACTGACATATAACGTCCTAGTTAAGTGCTGCAATTCTAGCATGTGCAGATTACCAGTCAAATGTTCACTTCAGTTTGCAATGGCCTTGAAAAGTTAATCTTCAATATCAGTCTTCCCTGAGATCTGTCTGTTTTTTGTTCTGTTTCTTTTGTCGTATGAGTGCGATATAATTACTAATAATGATTGAAAGATAATTAAAAAATGGAGACTCAAAAGCTAGGCATTTGCgtgcacaaaagaaaaaaaaaatttaaactacaTGATTATCGTCTTATATCTAAAGATTTTGTCAAACTAATACCATCACTTGTGATTTATTGAAATTATACACCTCAGCATCGTAAAGGAAGTTGTAGAAGGGCCTCCTCATAATCTTCTGGAGTCTGTGGCTCAACAAATTGCATCTACCACTCTGAAAAATTATCCCCAGATATCTGCTGTCTCTGTGAAAGTTGCAAAGCCGCATGTCGCTGTTCATGGTCCTCTTGACTACTTGGGTGTGGAGATTTTTAGATACAGAAGTATTGATTTGCCAAAGTAATATTTTACCAAGTTACTCATACATAGGCAATCTATGTCCCCTGTGACTTCCTGACACAGGTTTTTAGTGTGTGGTTTTCTCAGTTTGAAAATTTGGCGCGGATCCTTGTTCTATATCGTGAACCAGTGCTATCACTAATTAATGGCATTGCAGTTTTATCTTGTGATTGTGCACGTTTCGACTTACTCTGATTGTTTGATCTTGGTTGCTTTGGTTTTATACTTAATACCTGTGAACTTTTCTTTTATTCGATTTCTTCATCAAGATTGCAGTAACGGGTCAGTCCCCGAATTTATGCAGCAAAATAAGAGATAGGGCTGGTCATGTGGAATGGTTAGATCAGTTAGCCAGATTTGTTGGTAGCTCAGCTGCTATGTCGAGAGTGACACTCTCCATAACCATGTCTAAGGTTTGTCGATAACAAAACTCTCACAAGTGAATGAGTCTTCTTGTAGGGAGGTTCTATGTTTCTGAACCCAGTTCTGTAGTTTTGGGTTTGGATCTGCAGAGCATTGCATGGTGTTTGACTCAGTTTTCGTCCGTCGAGCGCCTAGCTTGGACCACAGTTTAATTCTACTGTCGGGTTTTATTAAACAAGCAACCGCTGTGCAGCTTCTTTCATGAAGATGGTCGAGGGGAGAAATTGTTCCCCTCCGGGAAGAGCAGGGAAGAATTCTTCATCGATAAGCCGGCAGCTTACAGGTACGGATTAGTTTGATAGAATGTAATTAGCCAACTGGTAAGCAGCATCTAAAACGATATATTTTCGTGTGCACGCTAAAATCCTCCAGGATTTGCCGTTCCACATTGGAGTATTTCGATATGCTTACCGTGTGTGGTATCAATGTGAATAAATACAAGCGTTACTACgaggaaaacaaaataaaaaagcactGTAAGACGAGAATCCTGCATTTCCTTCTAAACTTCAAACTTTTATTCTCAACAAAAGCCGACTAAGAAATGACTGCAATGATATTCGACATATTAAGCGTTTAAAATCTATAATGGCGAAAAAATTTATAACTGCGAGCAGCCGCTACCAGAAACGAAACAATGTTTGCTCCTACTGTGGCACTCCGTCTTTCACAATTCAACACGACAATTTGATCCAAATGCAAGGACAGGGCGAGGAGTCTCAAAACGTTCTTTTAGAATGTGAAAGCAAGGGAAGGAACCTTTGCTCATGAAGCCTCACCATTTCGTTCACTATCACGACTTCTGCCTTTGCGGCCCCAAATTGGAGTTGTCTCAATAAGTTGGTGAGGAACAAGCTTTCTTTCGCGCTTAGTCATCTTAATGAAATTCTTAACCTTCAGTTTGGCTATCTCTGCCTCCTCGTCAGGGGTAATCTCCCTCACTACGACCGTAAGGCGGCATTCTGGTCTCACTTTCACTCCACATTTGCCTTTGGCATGGTAGGACAGTCTCTTTTTGAAGAATCCCTTTCCAACAAAAGCCTCGGCTACAAATAAGGAGAAAATGCAGAACAAAGAAGgttaaaaactgaaaaacaaaaaagaaagataacaaaaactaaactttgTTTGCAGTATTTACCAACAAGGAGACGGTCTGGGTCTAACCCATGATTATGAGTTGCATTTGCTCGGGCTGAATGAATGACCTGCAAATAGCAGTTTCTTAATCAATGTTGACATTATgaagtatattttttttcatgtgagTATGCAATGAGCATAATGAAGG is part of the Malus domestica chromosome 12, GDT2T_hap1 genome and encodes:
- the LOC103449579 gene encoding dihydroneopterin aldolase 2-like gives rise to the protein MAAPTSGTIQEDAAVRGGDKLILRGLKFHGFHGVKPEERKLGQKFVIDVDAWMDLREAGKSDHLSDTVSYTEIYRIVKEVVEGPPHNLLESVAQQIASTTLKNYPQISAVSVKVAKPHVAVHGPLDYLGVEIFRYRSIDLPK